Genomic segment of bacterium:
TCGTGGCCCGACTACCCGCCGACCCGTCCGAGATCAGCCGCCGCCTGGCGCAGGGTCTCATCGAGCATCGTCACGACTTTCTGACTCGCCTCGAAGCTGCGCAGAATCGTGGTGAGCTCGGCAATGGCACCGAGGGCGGAAACGTTACTCCGCTCGAGGAATCCCTGCTCCACAGAGGTATTACCGGCGGTCGGGACCGGACCAGCGGTGCCGGTGTCGCGAAAGAGGCTCTGTCCCAGCTTTTCCAGCTCCTGGAGGTCGGTGAAATTGACCCGCTGGAGAGTCGCCACTGGCAGGTTATCGACCGTCAGTTGCCCGGCGGAATCAATCCCGATCGCACTGCCCTGCGGCACCACAATGGGCTGGTTATTCGTATCCAGCACCCGACGTCCCTCAGCGGTCACCAGTTCCCGACTGGCATTGACCGTGAAGGATCCATCCCGGGTATAGGCCACCGCGTCTTCTGTGTGCTCCACGACGAAGAACCCTGGCCCCCGCAGGGCGAGGTCCAGCGGATTGCCGGTGGCTTCCAGGGTTCCCTGCTGCCAGTTGATGTATTCGGTGTCGGTGATGGCGCTGGTCCGGTGGTACCGCCCGATGATCCCCTCCCGGGATTCATTGACCCGTCCCAGCAGCACATCGCTAAAAGGGGCCGAACGTGCACGGTCTGCTTTGAAACCGTTGGTGTTGAGATTCGCGAGATTCGCGCTCACGACATCCAGCGCTTGCGACTGCTGCGCCAGCGCTCCTCCACTCAGATAGAGCCCCCGAAGCATGGCGGCCTCCTGCCAGACTCACGCTGTCGGTCGCACCAGCAGGTGGCCGACAGGCAGTACTGCCGCCATCTATCGGCAACTGTTAGCGCGACTACAGGAAACGTGGCGGGAGGCGATTGCTGAGGAGTGGGGCTATGGCCGGGGGAACGAGGCGACCCCTTCGGCCGCGTTGGGGTACATCTCGAAAAGACCAGTCAGGTGGGTGACGCCGAGGAGCTTGGCAACCTTTTCATTGACGCCGGCGATTTTCATCGCGCCGCCCCGTTCCTGCACCGACTTAAACGTCTTGACCAGGACCCCGAGTCCGGCGGAGTCGATCATGGGGCTGGCGGTGAGGTCGATGACCAGATTGGGGGGCTGATACGCGGTCAGGACCTGCGACACTGACTCTTCCATCCGGGCGACCGATGCAAAATCCAGCATCCCATGGACCCGGATCACGGGGATCCCCGCATCCACTGTCGTCTCGAGCCTGAAGTTCACGTCCCGATGCCGTCCGTCCCCGTAAAGTCTGCCCGCTGCACTCAACCTGCCGCGAGCCTGGCACTCTCCGGCCCGCACCCCTGCGGTCGATTGTAGCGACTGCGTGGCAGTTTTCCTGCCGAAAATCAGACAGTCCGGCTAGTTCAGGACCGTCTCTTCCAGCTGACGGGCGATGGCGGCGAATTCGCCGCCCTTGAGGGCATCGTAGGCCCGCTGCTGTGCACTGGCGACCGAATCCCGGGTCCGGCGCTCCGTGACCCCTTCCGCCAGCTGCGCCAGCGCATTGTCGATGTCCACCATCAGTCGGACGACGGTCTCGTCTCCTTCATCTTTCCGCAAGTTGTAATCAGCGTGTAACGCTTCCAGGAGGCTGGCATCCAGGGCCCCTTCGGTCATCCCCAGCCGGGCATGGACACCGTAAATGTCGAGGAGATAGAGCGATGCCAGGAGGCGGTCCTTCTCCGCGACAAACTGGGCGGTGAGTCGTTCGTTCTGCTTCTTGCCTTCCGCCGATTCGAAGTCGGGACTCTTCCAGAGAAGGACCAGTTCCATGGCATAGCCCCCGACGGTCTGGGCATGTCGCAGCGCCTTTTCGCGCATCACCATGCCAGCTTCCCGATTGGCTGCCAGGAGCGCGGGATCTGGACCATCAGCCACCGTCACCGCTTCCTCAACTGGCGCATCACTGAAGACTTCAGGATCGCCTCCGGGGAGCGCGAAGAGATCAATCTCACCGTCGGCAGACTCACTCTCTGATGGCTCAGCCGGCAGTTCATCAATGATCACAAATGCGCTGTCAGCCTCGGGAGTCTCCATCGCAGCGGTTTCACCGCCACCGGGGGTCTCGAATGTGATCTCCGGATCCGTGGAAGTATCGACTGGTGAGGTCGGCGTTCCGCTGACCGGCGATGCCGCCGGTCGGGGCTGCTGATCCGAGGGCAACCGAAAGATGTCGACCCCTGCCAGCGGATCGGGCTTCGGGGCCGGTGCAATCTCCGTGACACGATCGGCCGGCTGGGACTCGGTCGGATTCCCGGGTGTAAAGAACGGCGGCGGTGTGGTGGCATCCGAGGGGACCTGCAGAATCGCTTCCGTGCCCGCCGGGGGTTCCCACAGATCCGTCTCCAGGTCCGGGGGCGGGTCCAGCGGAGTCACATCGATGGGCTTGATGGCTTCGCTGAAAACATCGCTCCAGGACTCGATGGGGGCCAGGCGGTTATCAGCGAAGCGTCGCGCCTGCTCGATCTGCGTCACGAGGCGTCCGATGACCGCGTTGCGATACAGGGAGAGGTCGAGGGCGAACTGGTCCTGGGGGAGCCCCAGACGTGCGGCATCGGCCATCGCCCGGTCATAGCGATCGAAGAGATCGAAGAAGTAATTCGCTGGGGTCAGCCCGTTACTGGCGGAGTAGCCGTAGTGCGCCAGATGCGTATAGAGATAGCGACCGGGGTCCTTGGGATCGGTGATCGAAGCCCCCTGGAGGAAGCGTGTCGCGAAGGCTTCCTGCGACTCCGCCTGCTTCGGGTCCGGCAGGTAGACCTCGTTGTAGTACCGGCCGAACATGACCCGGGCTTCCTGGTTATCCCACCAGAGGGCCATGGTCCGGGCGGCCTGGAGCGCCTGCCGCGCTTCAGCGAGGGGGGCGAGGTCGACCGGCGAGGTGGGAGCGAGAATCAGATCGGCGGCCCCGAGGCGGTCGCCCCGCTCCCAGGCTCGCTGAATTGTCACCAGGCGCTGGACCGCGAGGGCGTAATCCCCAAGTTCAGCATCCGGGGTGAGGTCCGGGACAAAGACTTCGAGAAAGCGCTCGACCCGTTGTGGCGTGGGCGACTGCCAGGCATCGCCCTCCTGTGCCCGGACACCTGGACTGAGCACCAGCCAGGCGGCCAGCGCTCCCATCACGATCGCCGATGTCCGTTGCATGTCGCGCCTCCCCTGGTATACCCATCGCGGCCCGGGTCATCCAGGCGCGGTCTTTCTGGTCCAACCTGAGATTGTAACGGGGTGCAGCAGGTTCGACAGTGCCCTTATGCCACTCGGACAGTCCGGACAGGCTCGATGAGGCGGTGCCGGACCAGATATTCCCGGATTTCAGGGATGGTCATGGGAGGGAGTTGCTGGGTCGAGAGGGGCACCGGAGTCCCTGTAGCCCCCGGAACGCCCCAGGGACGCACGATGTACATCTGGTCGGCTTCCTCGGCCACCAGGGCTTCTTCCGGGGTCATCAGCTCTTCGTGGAGCTTTTCGCCGGGACGGATCCCGGTGGTGACGATGGGAATGTCCATGCCTGGCGCGAGGAGGTCGAGGACCGCCCGGGCCAGGTCCATCACCCGCATGACCGGCATCTTGAGGATAAAGGTCTCCCCCCCCTGCGCCTGGACGGCGGCATCCAGCACCAGACTCACGGCCTGGGGAATCGTCATGAAAAATCGGACCATCCCGGCATCGGTCACTGTCAGGGGGCCGCCGCGACGTGTCTGCTCAACAAACAGAGGGAGAACACTGCCGTTGGAGCCAATGACATTGCCGAAACGGACATTGGCGCAGATAGTGGGATGGGGGCCCTTGTAGAGAGTCGCAGCAGCCACCAGCTTTTCCGCCAGGAGCTTGGTCGCTCCCATCGTATTGATGGGCGACACCGACTTGTCGGTATTGATCGCGATCAGCCGCTCCACGTCATGGTCCAGGGCCGCCTCGATCAGGTGCTGGGTCCCCAGGACATTGGTCTTGACCGCCTCGAAGGGGTTGTACTCGCACAGCGGTACATGCTTCAGAGCGGCGGCATGGAACACCACCTGGACTCCCTCCACTGCCCGCACCAGTCGATCCTTGTCCCGGATGTCGCCCAACAGGAACCGGACATTGGGATGGTGCTGCAGCTGCTGCCACATCGCGAACTGGTTGTTTTCGTTGCGCGACAGAATCCGGACCGCCGCTGGCTCGCAGGCCAGGACCTGCTGCACGATCTCCCGTCCGATGGACCCGGTGCCCCCGGTGACGAGGATAGTTTTGCCGCGAAAGGTGTCGCAGTACGACTGTGCGTGGGGCATAGTGGCCCGGTTATCGGCAGCGTGGTAGCGTTTTGTAGCCCCTAGCCTGAGTCTCCAGATCGCCGCAGTCTTCAGTCTCCCCACAGGGAAGGTGGAATCAATGTCTCTCAAAGCCCTGTCAACCGCGAAAATCGAAGCAACTTTCGGCAAGTTCACCTACTCCCCCGCTCCTACAGCGGGACACATCGTGATTGATCCTGTGTGGGTCAAAGAGCAGATTGTCAGCCCGGTCCCAGCCCTGAAGCACTTCACCGGGGAACGACGCTGTCATCGACGCATCGCGCCCTTCCTGCAGGCGGCGTTTGAGGAAATCGCCCGTCAGGGACTCACCGGACGAGTCCTCACCTGGGGCGGCTCCTTCGTCCCCCGTCATAAGAACCACGATCCCAAACGGAGCCTGTCGTCCCACAGCTGGGGAATCGCCTGCGACATCAACGCCCAGTGGAATGGCTACGGCGTCACGCCCCCGCCCATCGGCGCGCATGGATCGGTCCGGGA
This window contains:
- the flgG_2 gene encoding Flagellar basal-body rod protein FlgG, whose protein sequence is MLRGLYLSGGALAQQSQALDVVSANLANLNTNGFKADRARSAPFSDVLLGRVNESREGIIGRYHRTSAITDTEYINWQQGTLEATGNPLDLALRGPGFFVVEHTEDAVAYTRDGSFTVNASRELVTAEGRRVLDTNNQPIVVPQGSAIGIDSAGQLTVDNLPVATLQRVNFTDLQELEKLGQSLFRDTGTAGPVPTAGNTSVEQGFLERSNVSALGAIAELTTILRSFEASQKVVTMLDETLRQAAADLGRVGG
- a CDS encoding putative anti-sigma factor antagonist, which codes for MNFRLETTVDAGIPVIRVHGMLDFASVARMEESVSQVLTAYQPPNLVIDLTASPMIDSAGLGVLVKTFKSVQERGGAMKIAGVNEKVAKLLGVTHLTGLFEMYPNAAEGVASFPRP
- the pseB gene encoding UDP-N-acetylglucosamine 4,6-dehydratase (inverting), translated to MPHAQSYCDTFRGKTILVTGGTGSIGREIVQQVLACEPAAVRILSRNENNQFAMWQQLQHHPNVRFLLGDIRDKDRLVRAVEGVQVVFHAAALKHVPLCEYNPFEAVKTNVLGTQHLIEAALDHDVERLIAINTDKSVSPINTMGATKLLAEKLVAAATLYKGPHPTICANVRFGNVIGSNGSVLPLFVEQTRRGGPLTVTDAGMVRFFMTIPQAVSLVLDAAVQAQGGETFILKMPVMRVMDLARAVLDLLAPGMDIPIVTTGIRPGEKLHEELMTPEEALVAEEADQMYIVRPWGVPGATGTPVPLSTQQLPPMTIPEIREYLVRHRLIEPVRTVRVA